The genomic window GCCACTCAACCCATTGGCAGCGGAAAAACTCAGGCAGTAATATTAACAAGCCGATGACCGCGACTATTAGAGAGAATATTTTAATTTTAGTAGTCAAAAATGACTGCTGATTGGATGCACCACCGGGACTATTATTCATGGTTTAGACTGACATTAAAAGATAAAGGTATCCAGAATAACCTTATGTTAGATTTTTAAAATTCTCTAACTGTTCAAAATCAACAAATTTCAACTTGCCTTTTCCCCAAGCCTATTGTGAACCCCAACTAAAATCTCTCTAACTGTCCATCAAACGCCTTATTAAGCCGCTAAAATCGCCCCTTTTGCTCCTTAATCGCTCCCTAGTAAAAATTCAGCGATATCATCCTTTTTGGACTGCCTTCATTCTCATAATTATGCTATTTATTATTATTAAATCAGCCGTTCCAAGAAACAATCCTAAAAACAAATAGCTTTGCCAGCGACTGTCATCTTCTTGAGCGCTAAAAGATGTTTGATTGGGGTCTTTTATAAAGTTATTAATCTCAGTAGGTAGGGAGGCTGTATTCCAACTCGGCCCATAGAATCCAGTCGGAAGGGAAACTTCTCCCCTCTCGGTTTTTAAACGGGTATAATAATTGGTTTTTTTAGAGGAATAAGAGTAGCTTTCTAAGGATGCTGATTTTAATTCTTTTACGGAGAAGCTGCGAACCTGTTCTTTATTAAATGGCCCAGTGAGCGTTTTCAATTCACAGTTGCCTTGATTGGAGTTTAGTCGCTGACAATTAAATGTGGTAAAAGTTGTAGGAAAAGCCAAAAGAATTACTGCCAGCCCTACAACATTAAAGGTCAACAACAATCCCAGGTGAATGAAAAAATCGCTGGCTTTGTTCAGTTTCATTGTCCGGTTATTTATAGTTTGCTTTCAGAGGGTAAATACGAACGTCCAGCTTCCCTGAACTCTGCGGTGAACTTTTTGGAAAAAGAACTGCATTGAGAAGCTTTTACCGCTGCCTTGGGTGTGCCAGAATACTCCGAGTTTTCCTTGGTTTTCTCGGATGTTTTGTACGGCTTCTAAGCAATTATTGACACCGAGGTACTGGTGATTTTTGGCTACGAGTTTGATTAAGCCGCCTTGTTCCTCGCTAAATAGAGTGAAGTTTTCGACAATATCTAAGAGTTTGGAGCAAGACTGCCTTTGACGGAGGCTGCTGCTAGACGGAGTGCTTTCAACTCGGCGTAATCGTCAGAGTTGTACCATTCATGGTACAACTCTAAACTAGAATAATTAGATCGGAGCGAAAATTTAGCTATTTGTAGGGGTTGACGGCATTCGCCTGCAAGGATTATGGCTAGTTAGAGAGTGTGGATTAAGGTTGATTTGCTGTATTTGAAAAGTGTAGAAATCAACCTTGCAATCGTTGCTACTGCTACCTGCGACCATCCGCCATCGCTAACTGACTCTTCAAGTCTTTCAACTGCTGTGGACTGAAGACATTGAGATACTTTGGCGCGATCGCCGGAGTCAGCAGTTCTAGCATCAAGCGGTTCTCAATCCAGAATTCAATAACATCAAACAAGCCATCCCGATTCGCCGCAAACACTCGCCATCCTTCCCGTACACCAATCCGTTCGATTTCCTCCAAACTGATGGGAACCGAGATTGCCGCGTGGACAGAGCTGTATTGAGAAGATTGTCCATTGAGCTGAAATCCTGCTTGACCTGACCAGGCATTGGGAATCAGTTCAGTTCCCCCTGGGTAAAGCTCAATCATTGTGCCAAATTCATCTCCTGCTAGTGCTACGTAACTCCCAGGATTGGGTGGAAAGGGAATCACACTACCCTGCATGATTTCTGCCAGAACGGAAGCAACGTGCTGAGGATTGTTAACGGCGATCGAAATGTGATGAAGCATCGAAATCTCCTTTAGAATGGACGAATGGCGAACTAGACTGTACGGTTTGATTAATACAAGATTAGACTGTACGGTTCGGTCGTGTCTTACTCCAATCGGGTCATCCAATCGGGTCATCCAATAATTAAATCGCTAACAATTTGCTTTTGAAAGATGCGTCGATTCACATCTCCAGAACAGTCCCAAGTATCGTCATAAGGGATATCTACATACATCACAAACAAACACCAAGTCATAGCGTGAAGCTGCCCGATTAGCTAATTTGGCAAGTTGTAGTGCTGCCGTGTTGTGATAGTACAGTGAAAACATATAGGTGGTAATCGCATTGGTATCCGTAAATAAGTACCGATTTGCCTGATATAGCCGTACTTCTTCACGGTTCAAGTGTTCAGAAGCAATCTCAACCAATTGTTCGAGAGACAGCCGACTAGACAAAATGGTGAAATGTAGCAAAGATTCAGGGTTCCTACCACCCTTCCACAGCCGCTAAAAATATATTGATAAGCGGGTGGTCAACTAGCTCTTTTACACCTTCAGTGCCAGCCTTTTTCAGCGCTCCAACTACCCGTGCTTTTAAGTTTGGATTATTCTCGATCTGCCTAATGGCTTCTGTTACTACCGCCTGTTTCTCTAGTAGGGTATTAGTGGGATAAGACTGCTCCATCTGTTGTAGGAGCTTCTTAATCTCTACTGCTGCCTCTACAAAACTATAAAGGTGATTAACTGTCCAATCACCCGGCTCATTTCAACCCCTATGGAGACTTTGGTTTGATTGGAAGTTCTTTATTGTGGAGCTTGAAAGAAGACCCTTGTATGAAAACATCAACTAAGTGTATTTGTATTCCTTTTTGAATACCTCTCCTCTGTGATTACTCTATTTGTCAATAGAGATGAAAGAACAGTTGTGCTTTACTAAGAGGCACAGTTGATATAAATGCAAATAAATACTTAGTTAAGATTGTTGCCTAAGCCTTTGTTTCCTGTTTACGCTTGAGCATGGAACTAGCACCCACTGCGCCAAAAACTAACAGGCTTAAAACAGAAGCAGGTTCAGGCACTGACTGCGTAGGTTCACTAGGAGCAAACACATAGCGCATATCATCCAGCCCAATGATGTCACCCATGTAGCCACTACTGCCAGCTTGTCCCGCGATAGTAATCGAGGAAATGGATTTGCCAGCAGATGTAAATCCAAGGAACTGTACACCGCCATCATCATTTTCTGCGAGTGACAAAGACTGCGAAGAACCATCCGTGAACTCGACAAAGTATTTCCCTCTGATACCTTGAACACCTGAGAAATAAGCTCCCCAGGCTTGAATTGGATTTTCAAAAGAAAAAGTTAGACTGACAGGATTAAAAGGATTGTCAGGGCCAATACTTAGGAATTTGCTACCGCCTGATGTTGTATTGTGTCCGAGCAAGGAGTAAGTGCCATCACTAACACTTTGAGCCGAGGAATTGGGGTTTAACCAGGTTGCAGTTACACCAGGAGTGATACTTAAGGTAGAGTATATTCCTGTTGTTAAATTCTCGAAATCAAGCACATTAACACTTCCCAATGTTGCTGCAACTGAATCGAAAGCTGCCGCAGCTGAATTTGAGTTGGGACGAGATTGTCCCGATTCTAAGCCTGGATCATATCCTTGATTGAGTGTAATAGCTGTTGCTGGAAAGCCTACTACCCCTAAAGCAATAAATGCTGCACCAGCTGTAACCATTGAGAATTTTTTGGCGATGGCAGGAATACCCATAAAAATGCGACGCTCCAAAAATGTGAAATCAGATTGAATTTATTGTTATGCAAAGACGAGAACATCAGCGTTAGTCATCGCCAGTCCAGTAGAAAGGGTGGCAAATTGCACTTGTGCAGTTCCACCAATACCGTCTTTATCAAAGAACAAACCGCCAGTTGTGCTGTTGTAAATGAAGCGATCACCTGCGTCCCCTGCACTAGCACCGATGCGGAACTGCGAAGCTGTAATTGCCGCCCCAACTGTTAGCCCCGCATTGGCAAACATTGAGCCAGAACGAGTAGCAATGCCAATCGTGTCGTCTGCTACTGAAAAATCTGTAATCCGATCTACAGCGCTTGACTTGCCATGAAAGTAAAACTTATCGGCACCAGTACCGCCTGTGAGCGTGTCGCTGCCAGCTCCACCCACCAAAGTGTCGTTTACAAGACCGCCCATTAAGGTGTCATGCCCAGCTTTGCCTCTCAGGGTATTAGTGTTATAGTTCGCCCCGGTAATGGTGTTGTTGAGTTCGTTACCCCTACCATCGAGAGCAGTACCTAAATCGCCTAACATAGTTAGGTTTTCTAGGTTTGCCCCCAGCGTATAACTGACCAAAGTTTCAACCGTGTCTATGCCACCGTCGGCAGCTTCGATAATTGTGTCGTTAGTATCGGTCATGTAATAGGTGTCGTTGTCAGCACCACCATCAAGGATATCGCTGCCGCCGCCTCCCCCAAGTCTGTCATCCCCAGCGCCACCAATTAGCGTGTTGTTGGCATTGTTGCCGCCAAGTCCGTTGGCGAGATCATTACCTGTGCCATTTATCGCCGCATTCCCTGTAAGATATAGCCTTTCCAGGCCCGCACCCAGTGTCCAAGTAATGCTCGATTCAACTAGGTCTGAATCATTTTGATTAGAAGGATTGCTAAACTGCTCGATAATCTGGTCGCCTATGTTGTCAACAATATAGGTATCGCTACCAGCGCCACCTTCCATGCGGTCGGCACCCGCACCCCCATTGAGAAGGTCATCGCCAAAGCCACCAAATAGAGAGTTGCTGGCAGAATTTCCGTATATTTGGTTGTTTAGATCGTTACCTGTACCATTAATTGCACTATTACCAGTAAGAACCAGCTTCTCTAGGTTGGCACCGAGTGTCCAAGTAATGCTCGATTGTACGGTGTCGAAGCTATTACTATCATTAGGGGCTTTTTCATCAATCACGTCAGTGCCGTCAACGATGTAGGTATCGCTACCAGCGCCACCCTCCATACGATCGCTACCTGTTCCGCCATTGAGGATGTCATTACCCAACCCGCCAAAGAGAAAGTCATTACCTGCTAGTCCGTTTATGATGTCATCGCCATTAGTTCCGTTTAAGGCAGGGTCATTACCGTTAGTTCCGTTGATGGTAGCCATACTGGGTGAGATTGTATCGAATGTATCCATATTTAAATATTTCCAGGAGCGATCGCACTTCGCCCACTTAGCTCACCCATTTGGGTGATATTAGATACATACATCTACCACTACAGTGTTTTTATCGCTCTTCTGTCACTC from Funiculus sociatus GB2-C1 includes these protein-coding regions:
- a CDS encoding PEP-CTERM sorting domain-containing protein (PEP-CTERM proteins occur, often in large numbers, in the proteomes of bacteria that also encode an exosortase, a predicted intramembrane cysteine proteinase. The presence of a PEP-CTERM domain at a protein's C-terminus predicts cleavage within the sorting domain, followed by covalent anchoring to some some component of the (usually Gram-negative) cell surface. Many PEP-CTERM proteins exhibit an unusual sequence composition that includes large numbers of potential glycosylation sites. Expression of one such protein has been shown restore the ability of a bacterium to form floc, a type of biofilm.), which translates into the protein MGIPAIAKKFSMVTAGAAFIALGVVGFPATAITLNQGYDPGLESGQSRPNSNSAAAAFDSVAATLGSVNVLDFENLTTGIYSTLSITPGVTATWLNPNSSAQSVSDGTYSLLGHNTTSGGSKFLSIGPDNPFNPVSLTFSFENPIQAWGAYFSGVQGIRGKYFVEFTDGSSQSLSLAENDDGGVQFLGFTSAGKSISSITIAGQAGSSGYMGDIIGLDDMRYVFAPSEPTQSVPEPASVLSLLVFGAVGASSMLKRKQETKA
- a CDS encoding AAA family ATPase, yielding MLHFTILSSRLSLEQLVEIASEHLNREEVRLYQANRYLFTDTNAITTYMFSLYYHNTAALQLAKLANRAASRYDLVFVCDVCRYPL
- a CDS encoding calcium-binding protein, producing MDTFDTISPSMATINGTNGNDPALNGTNGDDIINGLAGNDFLFGGLGNDILNGGTGSDRMEGGAGSDTYIVDGTDVIDEKAPNDSNSFDTVQSSITWTLGANLEKLVLTGNSAINGTGNDLNNQIYGNSASNSLFGGFGDDLLNGGAGADRMEGGAGSDTYIVDNIGDQIIEQFSNPSNQNDSDLVESSITWTLGAGLERLYLTGNAAINGTGNDLANGLGGNNANNTLIGGAGDDRLGGGGGSDILDGGADNDTYYMTDTNDTIIEAADGGIDTVETLVSYTLGANLENLTMLGDLGTALDGRGNELNNTITGANYNTNTLRGKAGHDTLMGGLVNDTLVGGAGSDTLTGGTGADKFYFHGKSSAVDRITDFSVADDTIGIATRSGSMFANAGLTVGAAITASQFRIGASAGDAGDRFIYNSTTGGLFFDKDGIGGTAQVQFATLSTGLAMTNADVLVFA